ATTCCTTTCCAGTTTTTTCTTGCCACCTGCCGATCAGCATAGTGAGTAAAAATAGCGTTAAAACTGCCAATTGCGATTGCAATCATCTGTGCAATCAGGGCAATTGGTATGGCTAAAGTTAATGTCGTTTGCCAATTAGTGCCGGTTTTAATTGCCAAAGCAGTTGCTAGGGCCGAACCAACGACAACATCGGGTGGCGTAGTGGTACCAATACCAACTAACCCCATCCAGACTAGCTCTAGTTGTCCACCTAATATTAGTCCAGTGGTAAAGTCTCCCATCACCAAGCCAACAAGTGGCCCAATAATAATCGGTCGATCAAGCATATGCTGGCCGCCAATACGGCTTTCCATGTAAACGCCGGCACCAATCAGTGCAACTAAAAATGCCTGTAACATTGTTTACCTCCTTTCAGACTTTATTTAGTAAAAGCCTTTTCGATTCCCGCAAAATTCAGCTTTTCTGCTGTTGGTGTTACCTGAGCAAACACTTCAACGCCTTGCTCCTGCAATTCCTTGGCACAAGCAAATTCTTCTTGGGTCA
This genomic window from Lactobacillus panisapium contains:
- a CDS encoding PTS mannose/fructose/sorbose/N-acetylgalactosamine transporter subunit IIC produces the protein MLQAFLVALIGAGVYMESRIGGQHMLDRPIIIGPLVGLVMGDFTTGLILGGQLELVWMGLVGIGTTTPPDVVVGSALATALAIKTGTNWQTTLTLAIPIALIAQMIAIAIGSFNAIFTHYADRQVARKNWKGIAIGQWSGTAMLFLAKFIPIIVGYLVGAPVIKLIVKAIPKVIQDGLTQSGNLLPALGIAMLMQLTYDKKYAPFLFLGFGLVAFLKVPMIGVAVFGLIIAYVYYEFKPAANDEEDLL